The nucleotide sequence TGGGAAGGATCATTTTCTTGTTGCGGGAAGGATAACATGGGATTTTCGGAGATTGTCTGAGGAAGAAACGGATTGGGGGAATAAGCTTCTGTTTTTACCGGCAGCGAAGAATATGTCCATGCTTGTGGTAGAGTCGAGTCCATGGAATGCAAATGATTTTGGGATTCCTTATCCTACATACTTCCACCCTGCAAAAGATGCTGATGTGTTCAATTGGCAGGACAGAATGAGGCATTTAGAGAGGAAGTGGCTTTTCTCATTTGCTGGAGCTCCCCGTCCTGACAATGCCAAATCAATCAGGGGTCAGTTAATTGAGCAATGCAGAAGTTCACCGGTTGGTAAGCTTTTGGAATGCGACTTCGGTGAAAGCAAATGTCATTCTCCCAGTAGCATAATGCAGATGTTTCAAAGCTCACAGTTCTGCTTGCAACCTCAGGGTGATTCATACACTCGAAGGTCTGCCTTTGATTCAATGTTGGCTGGCTGTATACCTGTCTTCTTCCATCCAGGTTCGGCATACACACAGTATACTTGGCATCTTCCTAAGAATTATACCAAGTATTCTGTCTTCATTCCAGAGGACGATATTCGTAAGAGGAATATGAGTATAGAGGAAATACTTGGTCAGATACCTCCTGAACAAGTGAGGATCATGAGAGAAGAGGTCATTGGTCTCATTCCAAGACTAGTATATGCTGACCCTCGCTCCAAGTTAGAAACTCTTAAAGACGCATTTGATGTTGCTGTACAAGCAGTAATTGACAAAGTTACACATTTGAGGAAGGATATTATTGAAGATCGTATCGATAAAAACTTCATTGAGGAGAACAGTTGGAAATATGCTTTGTTGGATGAGGGAAAGCATGAGGTTGGTCCTCATGAATGGGATCCTTTCTTctcaaaaccaaaaaatgatGGTAGTGGAGAGTCCACTGATTCATCTGCTGAAGCTGCAAAAAATTCTTGGAAGAATGAGCAAAGAAATCCATTGTAAAAGAATGGGAAAAGATTATATCACTGGCTGCAGTGAGGTTTAATGCAGATTGAGATATGCTTTCCCTGATTTGAGGAAGAACTGCAAGTTATTGTTGGAATCTTGCTGTGAACTTACTGCTGAACATGTGTCGAAGCATATTGAGCGGGCTTCTTTGTTGAAAACCCCGGCTTGGAGACTTATTCTTTTGCTTTACACGTTTTTTGTACCGGTTTTCCTGATTTCTGCTTCATGTATTCTACTTAGTGGTTTACTAGAATGCATTTTATAAggtttaaaatttcttttatgtaatatttttgttcatttgattcatataggaaaaataaacaaatttatcaTGGTTAATGGTAAACACCAACAAGTTTGTCATTGAAATCAGGAAAGAACTTGTTTTGTTGGGACGTGGCTATCTTTCGTCTTTTGATAATGGCGCTTTCATTTGAGTATATCTGGCACTTCATTTTCTGTATATAGCTAGCTGCGTGAATGGGTTATCATCACTGTCTAGCTACTTTATAATGGACTCAACTAGAGAAAATTATGAGCTGTTTCTTTCCTCACCCGCAGCTTCTGGTTTTTGCACAATTAACTTTTTTGGAGTCGTTTTTAAAACCATAACCAGTTGAtattattaaacaataatttttttttgaagaaattattaaaCAATGATTGTTAAATGACTTTTAAACAATCAACGGTAGAAAAGAAATTGCAGTGAAATTCTCTTCCAAGGTATGCAAGGTTCATTTCTTTGATGTGTAATTATGCATGAAATGCATACTCCATATTGATGTTAAGATTAGCATCTGTGAAACAATTCATCACATGGTGATGGATACCAGAAGTTTCTTTTCGGACAAATCTTGTAGCATTATTTTTGGTATGACTTGACACTGGCAAATGACAATTTTGTCTGTTATGAAGGAAATGCTAGCAACCACTAGGTTTGGTAAACTTAACTTCCTACTCagtatgattattttattgtgtaATGTTCATCTTAAAGCATCTTCGACTATTCTAAATTCTAATAGTTTGATTTGATCCATTCAACCATGCGAAAACTATGGTTAGTATAGTTAAAACCATTTGTGCTTAATCCTTAAGCAAATAAACCATTTCAGTAAAGGACAAGGTCCAGACCAACAAGTTGTTATACGTGGTTTTGATTTTCTCACTGTCTAGTAGTATCCATAATCAAGTTTGAACATGTCACATATTGACGATGATTGACAAGGAAAATCCTGTACATAGAAGCTAGAGCCATATGAATACTTCTTTTATCTgatgtcattttcttttttagcagGCGCATAGGAATTTAGTAGAAGACAGCCACTAGAACAGGGTTATCCTGTATTTATTAATGatatacaatttaatttttatgtattgACGCTATAAGTTTACAACGTTGGAGTATATAATAAATCCTTAATGATAAATGACACCAGTAGAGATCATTGGTGTTGTATGTGAGAAATAGAACTCAACATCCCTTTTAGTGGGGAAGTCCCTTTTGGATCCTAGCAGGGTCTAGTATTCAAAACTTGTATCATTCCAATTCGATAAAATCCGGCTAGAGCATCTATCTAGATTCTAGAC is from Medicago truncatula cultivar Jemalong A17 chromosome 1, MtrunA17r5.0-ANR, whole genome shotgun sequence and encodes:
- the LOC25484199 gene encoding xyloglucan galactosyltransferase MUR3, which translates into the protein MQMRRRPVAGVLPDQMEKGGSKNQTSRLCCLASLSAFLWIFLLYFHFVFLRADNTTTTNTTQFVDDHITKSTPVSVNFDESTSNHDVIDKPRVKSSQPPPRKIGFPEPVAIKSDTPDPEKEEKKEEKKEEEKKEEKSFPFMKALKTGENKSDPCGGRYIYVHDLPSRFNEDMLKECKSLSLWTNMCKFTTNAGLGPPLENVEGVFSDTGWYATNQFAVDVIFSNRMKQYECLTEDSSIAAAIFVPFYAGFDIARYLWGYNISRRDAASLDLVDWLMKRPEWSIMNGKDHFLVAGRITWDFRRLSEEETDWGNKLLFLPAAKNMSMLVVESSPWNANDFGIPYPTYFHPAKDADVFNWQDRMRHLERKWLFSFAGAPRPDNAKSIRGQLIEQCRSSPVGKLLECDFGESKCHSPSSIMQMFQSSQFCLQPQGDSYTRRSAFDSMLAGCIPVFFHPGSAYTQYTWHLPKNYTKYSVFIPEDDIRKRNMSIEEILGQIPPEQVRIMREEVIGLIPRLVYADPRSKLETLKDAFDVAVQAVIDKVTHLRKDIIEDRIDKNFIEENSWKYALLDEGKHEVGPHEWDPFFSKPKNDGSGESTDSSAEAAKNSWKNEQRNPL